Part of the Perca fluviatilis chromosome 22, GENO_Pfluv_1.0, whole genome shotgun sequence genome, TAGGTTTCTTAAGGAGTGACCACAAAAGTACACAGTGATTATTTCTACAACACttaaaaggttgtgatttaGTGTTAACACGTACAAAAACTCTCATGCTGGATAAAACCTTATTATGATATATACAGTGGCAGGTAATACTGACTTAGTCACAGATATGGGGTTCTCTGAAAAATCTAGCTTTCTTGCATTATTAGCTCCATCTTCTCCAAAGTTTCCAGTCATTCCGTACGTTAGTCCTTGAAAACAGGAGTTATGGACGTTCCTTTGTAGAAAATGTTGCGGGCGTTATCCGGGCTGTTGGCTCGCTCTGGAATCAGGATGATACTATTGCCTTTTCTCCGCAGCGTGGACTCCCGACTGGAAGCGACGGAGGGGGTTTCTGATGCGctctctccacctcctcctccgccACCGCCTCCTCCAGATCCAGAACCGCAACCATCCCCCGGAGTGACCCTTATGGTGGAAAGCCCCTGCGGGTGGAGCCTCTGCTCCGACTGGCCATTGTTCTGGGTGTGAACAGTCACTATGGGCGGGGTGCTAACGGTGGCGGTGGTGGTAACGATGTGATTGCCTCGCTTCCTGTCAATGGACCCTTCACGTATTGAGTCTGGGCTTTCCGAGTCTCGGTTTAGATCGTTGAGCTCGAAGGACTGCTTCAAACTCCcaactcctcctcctgctccactGGTCCCTGTACCTGCACCAGCCCCAGTGCCATGGTCCAGGGAACGCCACCTCCATGATCCGCTCCCATCTGTGGACGGTGCTTGGATCACCGGTCTGTTTTCAGGGTGGGCCTCCACTCTGACAATTGCTCCAGTACTCCCTGAAATACTGCCTGTGGTGCTGCCCAACGAGCTCGGCCCCGTGATGCTGGTGGGGTCTTGGTCAGTTAGTGCCCTGTAGCGAGCAGAGCCCTGGCAGCTCCCGATGGCGCCGCAGCCCACGCTGCCCTCGTCTAAGCTCTTGGAATGGGTCTGTAGCAGGCCCTGCTGCTTGGAAAGAGCAATGACTTGCATGAGTCGCGGCTGGCTGTTGTGCCCACTATCGTTAGTCTTGCAGGCTGCGGTCTTCTCCACCGCCCGTTGCCAGTTTGCCTGAACTGTGCTATTTACTGTCGACATCCCCTcgctccctccttctccccccGTCCTCGGGGAGGTGGGGTTGTAATTCTCATGGGCTTCCTCTGGTATGTGAACGAGCTGTGAAGACCCAGGTCTGGACTGCATGGATATCCTGGCCCCTCCGGTGATGCCGCTGCAGTTGCTGGGCAGGGTGGTGCTGGCGCCTGTGGCCAGTTTGGACATGTACGCGTGAGCATCGAAGCCTCCGTTCAGGCCCATAGCCGATGGCTCGGAGCTGGATCGGAGCTCCATGCTGCCGTGGTGGTGAGGATGCTGCGAGGACTGGCCCGATGACGAGTCCACGGAGGACGAGAAGGAGTCAGGGATCTGCAGGGAGCATTTGTGGTTGTTGTTCTTACTTTTCCATTGAGACAGAAGCTGCTTCGAGCGGCTGGAGTCCATGGAGGCATGGTGGAGGGTTGCGGCGTGACGTCTGGCTGCTTCCTCGTACGCTGCCATGGCCTGGGGGGTGTGGACCCGAGGAAGCGTGTGGCTGAAGGTCGCCATGGCGTCTTTGCTGTGGGGGCTGCGGGGGGAGATCACTTCCACATCTGCGCTGGAACGCTGCAGACAGTCGTCAGGCCTCTGCAGGGGAAGGCCTCGGTGGAGCAGGCCCTCAGAGTGGGAGGTGGGCATGCCGGGCTCCCCTGCCATGCTGGCTTTCATTTGAAGGTGGTGGAGTACGGCCTCCTGGCTGATGTGGGGCAAGGAGCAGGGGGGGCGGTGTAGCATGGGAGGGGGACTAACACTGGCCTCCTCACTAGACTGAAAGTTTCCGACTGCATACAACCCCTggcagcagagaaacagagaaacattATCTTCAGTGCAACATTCATTATTTAATGCTTATCTTGCTTGATACCTTGATGAGTTCTTTGTCAAAGCATTTCAAACTGATTTAAAGAAAACCTTGAGTTTATAGAATATGTTGTATGTTTTTGCTGCGGAATACCttaaattgtgtgtatgtgatgggTTTAACCAAACAGAAGCCATTGggtttaacattttatttacaaatttACCAGATTATGCTTTTCTAAAATTAAGACCTAACATCAGTTTTCAATGCAAGTCTTTTCTCTCAATGGAAGAAAATAGCCAAGAATTACATAATAGTGAACTCCAAACAACTTTGACTATTCAAATTTAGAAACTCAGTTTTAGGgcaatgtctgtgtgttggtTAGTCCactactttggtccagactgaaaaatCTCAGCAACTATTTGATGGCTTGATGTGATATCAGGCCCTCCAACTTATAAACCCCAATGACTTCCATTATGGAGGACCGCTGCTCTTGAACTCAGAGATAGAAACAATCTCCAGACAGGCCCTTTGAACAGGGAACCATTGGAAAGGAGGCTGTTGATGGGACTGGCCCCTACCAGGTAGACAGCAATGGCTCCTCCCAGCAGGAAGCCCAGGTAGACGTCGATGGCGTGGTTCTTGTACTGAATAATGCGGGTCAGGCCACAAATGATGGCACAGATAATGAAGGAGAAGACCAGTAGGGGCTTGAGCAGCTTGGATGAGTCTGTCAAAGTGCTGTTGAAGTACATCTGTGGACACATGACACaatgtctgatttatttttcattgtccTTCTGATTATAGCTCTGTAATATTCCGTAATCCCTTCCTGGTAttaaacgttttttaagccaaggaccccttaagaccacccccccacacacacacacacacacacacactatatactatatatatatattgtacaaaatgaagttacatattaaactgggcctacaataacgagTGGGGGGCCTAaaacctttatatatatatacgcatttttagtgcatagaatactaagctattaaaatagtaTTTGTtcgcatgattttataaatcatgttttaatgttaaccatgtggcacagtgaatcctcaggatgaactgtatctgtggaccttagtgactaccttacctacaggCCACTAAGCCTatcagcagtggggatttatatttgctaatatgttggattcatgttaagacattttaataaaaagaaaaataataataatttggagCCCCCcttgcagtgactctgaggaccccctgttgaagatctctgcgtTAGACTATTTGATGTATTGCACttgtaaattaataaatagtACTGCACATTTGCATAGTAAAGCACACTTTAGTGGTGTTTAGGTGAGTTTAGGAGTCTGACAGCAGCCGGGTAAAAGCTGTTTTTGAGTCTTGCCGTGCTGCCAACGTAGGCTGTGGTATCTGTATCGATCAGATGGCCCACCCTGTCTTTGTACTTCTCCTGAAAAGTAGACGTTTTAGAGATGAGTGGATTTGACACAGTGAAGCAAAAATAGCGCGGAGGAAAGAGCCATGCTGAAAAGTTAATCTTGGCTAATTCCACCATCCACCACTCAGTGCTCGGCTTCTACTGTATCTCAGGCGCTTCACTGAAGGATGAGCAGGGTTAAGTGTTTGCGTGGGCTCAGACTATTACTCACCGAAACATAGACAGCGGCAAAGGACGCGAGGGTAGCGTGCTGTGATGGGAAGGATTTTCTGCAAGAGGTGAAAGAACAGAAATAGACTCAGCCAACGTTCacatgtgtgtatgagtcaacaGGAGGCGGAGAGAGGGTTTAACCACAGTCAACAAAACACAAGCATAATGAGATACCTCAaacccccctacacacacacttctttctTTCGTTCTGTTATGGGTTGAAAGATTGGACCAAATGAGATGCATCTTTTCATGTTTCAATAACAATATTTAACAAAGACAGTTGTTGTTGTAATATCATTTCCGTGACCATTTTCTGGCCAAGATGCTATGATTATTGATTTGACTTCTATGGAccttttatgaaaaaaataaaataagcccCGAGGTCCCTCCCAAAAATTCCTGGATTTTTTGCGGAGGGGCCAAATTCAAAATGAACCTGATGTCAGAATTGGATTCCTTTTGGTCGACTTATACAAAAAAgtgtatatattatacatacatgATTCTAGGTGCTCTGGTTCAAAAGCTAActtttcattttagtttagtttatttgtttcacaGAACATAAACAACTTACATTGAAGAAATACAACACACGTGAGGATGTGGTAGAAACCTGTAACGGCTTATATAAAAACCCACAACAAAAGGGCATACACAAATGTAGACACAAAATCTAAAATACATTGTAAGTGT contains:
- the LOC120552070 gene encoding 2-lysophosphatidate phosphatase PLPPR4, with translation MSAREKGIPTKDSVSLLPCFYFVELPILVSSVVSLYFLEWTDVFKPVKSGFNCHDRSLSLPYIDPNREVIPLLMLLSLAFAGPAITIMIGEAILFCCLSRRKSGGGVEANINAAGCNFNSFIRRAVRFVGVHAFGLCATALITDILQLMTGYPTPYFLTVCKPNYTTLNVSCEQNPYILEDICSGADSAAIIQGRKSFPSQHATLASFAAVYVSMYFNSTLTDSSKLLKPLLVFSFIICAIICGLTRIIQYKNHAIDVYLGFLLGGAIAVYLGLYAVGNFQSSEEASVSPPPMLHRPPCSLPHISQEAVLHHLQMKASMAGEPGMPTSHSEGLLHRGLPLQRPDDCLQRSSADVEVISPRSPHSKDAMATFSHTLPRVHTPQAMAAYEEAARRHAATLHHASMDSSRSKQLLSQWKSKNNNHKCSLQIPDSFSSSVDSSSGQSSQHPHHHGSMELRSSSEPSAMGLNGGFDAHAYMSKLATGASTTLPSNCSGITGGARISMQSRPGSSQLVHIPEEAHENYNPTSPRTGGEGGSEGMSTVNSTVQANWQRAVEKTAACKTNDSGHNSQPRLMQVIALSKQQGLLQTHSKSLDEGSVGCGAIGSCQGSARYRALTDQDPTSITGPSSLGSTTGSISGSTGAIVRVEAHPENRPVIQAPSTDGSGSWRWRSLDHGTGAGAGTGTSGAGGGVGSLKQSFELNDLNRDSESPDSIREGSIDRKRGNHIVTTTATVSTPPIVTVHTQNNGQSEQRLHPQGLSTIRVTPGDGCGSGSGGGGGGGGGGESASETPSVASSRESTLRRKGNSIILIPERANSPDNARNIFYKGTSITPVFKD